From Gloeocapsa sp. PCC 73106:
CAAGTTAGCGAGTTATTAAATCAACTGAATGAGACAGTAAAACTTCTGGGAGAAGAAGAACAACTTATTCTTTCTGCTACTCTAGCTGAAGCCAAACTGCAACACCAACAACAGATTAAGCGTCAAGAAGATTTACAAACTAATCTGATTAAACAACAACAACACATCGGCGAAACTCAAGAACAAATAGCCCAGTATCAAGAGAAATTAAGAGAATTAGAGCAACAAAAATACCATCTAGAGATAGAAACACTGCCTCAATTGCTAGAATTACAACAAAAAGCACAAGAGACGGTTAAACAAAGTCAGTTAAAAATTAATGCGATCGCCAGACAATCGGAACAAATCATTACTAAACAAAGCGAAATCACTCAGCAAATTAACCAAATTCAAACTAACTTAAATCAACTCAATCAAATAGTAGCTAGAGACAGAGAACGCAGTTTACAACTAGCTACCCGAATTGAACAGAATACCCATCTATTAAGCACTCAAACACAACAGTTAATTAATAAAGAAACCGAAGCGGATCACCTCTCCAGTCAGTTGGCTTTAACTACCGAATACTTTCAATCTCTCACTCAAGATATTAATTCCACCGAAACTCAACTCAATTTAGCGAAAGAAACCGAAAAACGTTTACTATTACAAGAGCGAGAAATCCAAAGAGAAATCGATAAATTAGAAGCCACCAAACAAGCACAAGGTAATTATTCAAGTAATTTAATTCTACAAGCTAATCTCCCCGGTGTTCACGGTTTAGTCGCTCAATTAGGAAGCGTAGAACCTGCTTATCAACTAGCTTTAGAAATAGCAGGAGGAGGACGGTTAGGGTATTTGGTAGTAGACGATGATCAAGTAGCAGCTATGGGAATTAAGTTTCTCAAAGAAAAACGAGCAGGTAGAGCAACTTTTTTACCTCTTAAAAATCTTAAAGTCTCCAGATTGATAGAGACGGTAGCTTTACAATACGCTTCGGGTTACGTGAATTTAGCGGTAAATTTAGTAACTTGTGAACCAGAATATCGCTTAGTGTTTACCTTCGTTTTTGGCAATACGGCTGTGTTTGCTACCTTAGAACAAGCTCGTCCCTATTTGGGAAAACATCGTATAGTTACCCTAGATGGAGATATTTTAGAAACCAGTGGCGCTATGACGGGAGGAAGTACCCCTCAGAAGAGTTCTTTTCATTTTGGGGTAGAAATAGAAACTAAACAAGCTCGCTTAACAGAAATAGAGCAAATATTAACGAGAAATCAAAGTATAATCGAATCAGAGTCTCAAAAATTAGCTAAGTTAAAACAGAATTTTAATGATCTACAGCAACAGGAATTAAAATATCAGTTGAAACAAGAACAACTCAGACAAGAATGCACTGGGTTAATTACGCAGCAACAACAGTTAAATCTGGAACTAGTAAGGGACAGAGAAGAATTAGAGGTAAAAGAGGTTCAACTAGGAGAATTAAATCAACAAATTGAGGGTTTAAATAGAGCTTTAGAGCAACAACAACTACTAGTAAAGGAATTAGAAACTTCTGCGGTACATCAAGAGTGGCAAAATTGGCAAACCCTGATCCAAACACAGTCAACGGAATTACAAAGCAAAGAACAAAAACTGCAACAGACACAGGTAGAATTGAAAGATATTGAGGTTCAATCTCTGCGCATGAGGGAGAAAATTAGTGAAGCAGAACAAAAAATTACGCTTTTAGAAACCCAGCAATCGGAAGCTGCTGCAGAACGCTTAGTGATAGAGGAAGAAATAAAAGTAACTCTACAACAAATAGCAGCTACAGAAACAGCGATTGCACAATTATCTCAGGAATTATTAGAAGCTAAACAAGAACGCGATCGCACTGAAATTCAACTGAGAGAGTTAAAACAGCAACAACAAGAACAAGCTTGGGAACTAGAAAAACTCACCCAGACACAACAGCAAAGACTCCATACTCAAGCACAATTACAGGAAACGATTCAACAGCAGGAATTACCCGATCCTCTACCAGAAATCCCCTTGTTAACCGGTAGTTTATCACAGCAACTGACGACCATTCAAACGGAAATCTGCAATCAACAAAAACGTTTACAAGCAATGGAACCAGTCAATATGTTAGCTTTAGAAGAGTATCAAGAGACACAAAGTCGTTTGGATACCCTCTCAGCTAAACTCTCCACTCTAGAAGGGGAACGCACCGAACTCTTACTAAGGATGGAAACATTTACTACTGCTCGTTTACAAGCGTTTCAGGAGGCTTTTGACGCGGTTAACCAGAATTTCCAGGGAATTTTTGCCACTCTCTCCGAAGGTGATGGTTATTTACAACTGGAAACCCCCGCTAATCCCTTTGAGGGAGGTTTAAATATGATCGCTCATCCTAAGGGAAAACCAGTACAGCGATTGAGTTCCATGTCAGGAGGTGAAAAATCTCTCACCGCACTGAGTTTTATTTTCGCCTTACAAAAATATCGTCCTTCTCCCTTTTATGCTTTTGATGAGGTCGATATGTTTTTAGATGGTGCGAACGTGGAAAAACTAGCTAAAATGATTCAGCAACAAGCCCAAGAAGCCCAGTTTATCGTAGTCAGTCTGCGTCGCCCCATGATTGAAGTATCTGAGCGCGTTATAGGTGTTACACAAGCGAGGGGTGCTTATACCCAAGTTTTAGGTGTGAAGTGTTAGGTCTTAAAGAGTTAGGCTTCCTAGATAACTACATCAG
This genomic window contains:
- the smc gene encoding chromosome segregation protein SMC, coding for MVHIQHIELSNFKSFGNRTKVPFLPGFTVISGPNGSGKSNILDAILFCLGLASSRGMRAERLPDLINHQHQSPRKTLEAYVSVTLALSESESWKVTRRLRVTPGGSYTSTYYINEAACNLIELHQELNRLRIYPEGYNVVLQGDVTRIISMNTKERREIIDELAGVAEFDRKIEQTKETLTEVRATEERYRIIEHELIKSRDRLASDRLKAEKYQQLKLNIQEKQSWELVLNWRLLQQQQQELAAAITTDALKIEQLALQLNQLAVEINQVSELLNQLNETVKLLGEEEQLILSATLAEAKLQHQQQIKRQEDLQTNLIKQQQHIGETQEQIAQYQEKLRELEQQKYHLEIETLPQLLELQQKAQETVKQSQLKINAIARQSEQIITKQSEITQQINQIQTNLNQLNQIVARDRERSLQLATRIEQNTHLLSTQTQQLINKETEADHLSSQLALTTEYFQSLTQDINSTETQLNLAKETEKRLLLQEREIQREIDKLEATKQAQGNYSSNLILQANLPGVHGLVAQLGSVEPAYQLALEIAGGGRLGYLVVDDDQVAAMGIKFLKEKRAGRATFLPLKNLKVSRLIETVALQYASGYVNLAVNLVTCEPEYRLVFTFVFGNTAVFATLEQARPYLGKHRIVTLDGDILETSGAMTGGSTPQKSSFHFGVEIETKQARLTEIEQILTRNQSIIESESQKLAKLKQNFNDLQQQELKYQLKQEQLRQECTGLITQQQQLNLELVRDREELEVKEVQLGELNQQIEGLNRALEQQQLLVKELETSAVHQEWQNWQTLIQTQSTELQSKEQKLQQTQVELKDIEVQSLRMREKISEAEQKITLLETQQSEAAAERLVIEEEIKVTLQQIAATETAIAQLSQELLEAKQERDRTEIQLRELKQQQQEQAWELEKLTQTQQQRLHTQAQLQETIQQQELPDPLPEIPLLTGSLSQQLTTIQTEICNQQKRLQAMEPVNMLALEEYQETQSRLDTLSAKLSTLEGERTELLLRMETFTTARLQAFQEAFDAVNQNFQGIFATLSEGDGYLQLETPANPFEGGLNMIAHPKGKPVQRLSSMSGGEKSLTALSFIFALQKYRPSPFYAFDEVDMFLDGANVEKLAKMIQQQAQEAQFIVVSLRRPMIEVSERVIGVTQARGAYTQVLGVKC